From Mucilaginibacter rubeus, a single genomic window includes:
- a CDS encoding condensation domain-containing protein: MEKLGEVKEAHVKLWHDKGEDYLVAYYTGAAEADTIRRELKQMLPEYMQPSYYVQLESFPLTLNGKLAADQLPKPEVKAEANQSKPEGALEEQLAGIWAEVLRIDQELIGATRSFFELGGNSLKAVSLVNQVRKQTGAELELREIFGEPSVRGQALLLAERVQGKKGDQIPHAGTRPYYKLSSAQKRMYLLQEFDKGSVTYNMPNVFRIKGKADQARLEQAFKGLLNRHDILRTNFERLGEQVVQIIGSEYKEFRMAAYSCTAGELNNCISSQIRPFDLGRDRLLRAGLIRVDTGEELLVLDMHHIITDGISQEILIRDFMELYGGKELEKPVLQYKDYAEWQQQSSHGAKAKAWWLKQFSDEIPVLQLPQDYARPVVKDHQGSAVSFMLNAEETKQVASLAAATGSTVFMVLLSCWNILLSRLSGQEDVVTGTPSGGREHAGLEEMAGMFVNTLALRSQVKGTQSVQAYLESTRENTLEAFSNQGYQYEELVDSLKLERDTGRNPLFDVMFVFQNYASGTLSAAGIELSGYEQAHTISKFDLLLSCQEKDGILGFALEYASSLFKAESIKRYAGYFTNIIASVLNDPSQEIGNIKLLSLAEENTIRETFNQTTKNYPEEGNVMDLFREQARQQPEARAVKYGNEILSYRELDELSDAYARYLAEERGAKQGDLIGLLLEREAQLIPAIYGILKAGCAYVPMDPNYPVDRIATILEDSGIRQVISRGKYIRAELKDKADYIDLDSEEELIQSKISQNNNTRPGSKGATWRM; encoded by the coding sequence ATGGAGAAGCTGGGCGAAGTAAAGGAAGCGCATGTAAAGCTGTGGCATGATAAGGGCGAAGACTATTTGGTGGCGTACTACACAGGCGCAGCCGAAGCAGACACGATCAGGCGGGAGCTCAAGCAGATGCTACCGGAATACATGCAACCGTCCTACTATGTACAGCTGGAAAGTTTCCCGCTGACGCTGAACGGTAAACTGGCGGCAGATCAGCTACCTAAGCCGGAAGTAAAGGCCGAAGCCAACCAGTCGAAGCCGGAGGGTGCGCTGGAAGAACAGCTTGCGGGGATCTGGGCAGAAGTACTGCGGATAGATCAGGAACTGATCGGTGCTACACGGAGTTTCTTTGAACTGGGGGGCAATTCGCTGAAAGCTGTCAGCCTGGTAAACCAGGTACGGAAACAAACAGGAGCAGAGCTGGAGCTGAGAGAGATTTTTGGAGAACCGAGCGTGCGCGGGCAGGCATTGCTGCTTGCAGAGCGGGTACAAGGCAAAAAAGGCGACCAGATCCCACATGCAGGAACCCGGCCTTACTATAAGTTATCCTCGGCCCAGAAACGGATGTACCTGCTACAGGAATTCGATAAAGGCTCGGTGACCTACAATATGCCAAATGTATTCAGGATAAAAGGCAAGGCAGACCAGGCACGCTTGGAACAGGCATTCAAAGGCTTGCTGAACCGTCACGATATCCTGCGGACAAACTTTGAGCGTCTGGGCGAGCAGGTAGTACAAATCATCGGGAGCGAATACAAAGAATTCAGGATGGCGGCATACAGCTGCACGGCAGGAGAGCTGAACAACTGCATCAGCAGTCAGATCAGGCCATTTGACCTGGGCAGGGACAGGCTGTTGCGTGCCGGGCTGATCAGGGTAGATACCGGCGAAGAACTGCTGGTGCTGGATATGCACCATATCATTACCGACGGGATCTCGCAGGAGATCCTGATCCGGGATTTTATGGAGCTTTACGGCGGGAAAGAACTGGAAAAACCGGTACTGCAATATAAAGATTACGCGGAATGGCAGCAGCAGAGCAGCCATGGCGCAAAGGCAAAGGCATGGTGGTTAAAACAGTTTTCGGACGAAATCCCGGTGTTGCAATTACCGCAGGACTATGCCCGCCCGGTAGTAAAAGACCATCAGGGGAGCGCCGTTTCATTTATGCTGAACGCGGAAGAAACAAAACAAGTAGCATCACTGGCAGCAGCAACAGGAAGTACCGTATTCATGGTACTGCTGAGCTGCTGGAATATCCTGCTCAGCAGGCTGAGCGGCCAGGAAGATGTTGTGACCGGTACGCCAAGCGGGGGCCGGGAACATGCGGGACTGGAAGAGATGGCGGGCATGTTTGTCAATACACTGGCGTTAAGGAGCCAGGTAAAGGGCACCCAAAGCGTTCAGGCATACCTGGAAAGTACGAGGGAAAACACGCTTGAAGCGTTCAGTAACCAGGGGTACCAGTATGAAGAACTGGTAGACAGCCTGAAACTGGAACGGGATACGGGCCGTAACCCGCTGTTTGATGTGATGTTCGTGTTCCAGAACTATGCAAGCGGGACGCTGTCGGCAGCAGGGATAGAATTGAGCGGCTATGAACAGGCGCATACGATCTCGAAGTTCGACCTGCTGCTGAGCTGCCAGGAAAAAGACGGGATATTGGGCTTTGCACTGGAATATGCCAGCTCGCTGTTTAAAGCGGAAAGCATCAAACGCTATGCAGGCTATTTTACAAACATCATAGCCAGCGTGCTGAATGACCCGTCGCAGGAGATCGGGAACATCAAACTCTTATCATTAGCGGAAGAAAACACGATCAGGGAAACGTTTAATCAAACCACAAAAAACTATCCGGAAGAAGGAAATGTGATGGACCTGTTCAGGGAGCAGGCCAGGCAACAGCCGGAAGCCAGGGCAGTAAAATACGGGAACGAAATATTAAGTTACCGGGAACTGGATGAACTGTCGGACGCATACGCACGGTACCTGGCAGAAGAAAGAGGAGCGAAGCAGGGTGACCTGATCGGCCTGCTGCTGGAAAGGGAAGCGCAGCTGATCCCGGCGATATACGGGATCTTGAAGGCAGGCTGCGCGTATGTACCGATGGACCCGAACTACCCTGTAGACAGGATCGCCACGATACTGGAAGATTCAGGGATCAGGCAGGTGATCAGCCGGGGGAAATATATCCGGGCAGAGCTCAAAGACAAAGCAGATTATATCGACCTGGACAGCGAAGAGGAACTTATCCAAAGCAAGATCAGTCAAAATAATAATACCCGGCCAGGATCAAAGGGAGCGACCTGGCGTATGTGA